A stretch of DNA from Kiloniellales bacterium:
CGAGATCGATACCATCTACAACGTCTCCGGCGACCTGCACCTGCGCAACATCGAGGTCCTGCGCAAGATCGCCGGGATCCTGAAGGTGCCCGAAGCGGAGGCCTGGATGCCGGTCACCGACCGCAGCGGCCAGGACGTGCGCTATTCCATCGACGACAGGCGGATCCGCGACCTGGGCTGGCGTCCGGTTCGGGACTTCGACCAGGAACTCGAGAAGATCATCCACGAGATCGACTTTCAGCGCTTCATCTGAGGCCGGGCGGCACGCGGGCTCAGCGTGCGCGGGTTTCCTCGGTGGTGCGCGCCCAGGGCACGATCTGGCCGGCGTGGACCCGGATCTGCCCGAAGCGGTAGTCGGCCTCCAGGCGCACCGGGAATAGGGGTGCGCCGGGGACGGCCTCGGCGAGATAGACCTGCACCTCCGTGGGGAAGTGCTTCTTACGGATCTCGTTCTTCTTGAAGCCGGCGACCGTCTCGAGCCGCACCAGGCATTCGATCGCGTCTCCGGCATAAGCGGCGTAGCTGGACGGCGGCAGGACCACCGAACCGACATGGTTGAGCGTCACCCGGAAGAGCCGGCGCCCGTCATAGACCGGCCGCTCGCCCTGGCAGCGGCCCTCGCGGGTCACCGCCTCTATGATGGCGAAGACAGTGTTCAGGGGGTCGAGCGATCCGGCGCGCAGGCCGGAGGGCACGGGCTTGCGGTGGTCGTCTTCCGGGGCCGGCTCGGCCCGAACCAGCGGACCGCTGGCGCCCTTGTAGTCGACCCGAACCCAGCGCTTCTTCCGGCCGTTCTTGAAGTAGTCGGCGCTGTAGCTGATCGGCACCACGCCGGCCCCGTCGCTGCAGCCGTCGGCCCAGGTCACCAGCTTGAAGGAGCTCAGGTAGGAGACGACGCCATAGGGCTCGGCCGCCAGGCGGAGATCGAAGCAGTCCTTGTAGAGACCGAGCCGGACCTCGGCCTTGGCGACCTGGAAACCGCCCATATAGACCTGGAAGTACGCGCTCAGACCCGAGTCCGCGGCCCGCGCCGGCGCGCCCGTCAGCAGGACGCCCAGGGCGAGAAGCAGGCAGGCCCCGATCCCGCTCTTCCCGTTCTTGGGCTTAACCATATCGCTCCTACGCCTGAGGTGATCCGAGGGACACCGCGGCCGCGCGCCGACGGCCCGGTATCCCAGCAAACTGGCCCTTAAGAAGGTGTTACGCAAGGCCCAAGAGGGACATCCCGCAAGCACCTGCGAAACCGTGAACTCCAGCGGGCCGGCAAGGTCGGAAACGACCCGGGCCGGCGGAGGGCGCCAGACCCCGGCAAAGCGGCGCCGCTTCGCGGGCTGCACCGCCACCCGCGCCGAGACGGACCCGGGCAAGGCACCGGGGCGGACCCCGGCGCTGCCGATAGCCGTCACAGATAAGACACTGCACGGAAAGGATTCTCCGTGTAGCTTTCCCGCCCCGTAGCGGACAGGGATCGTAGGCCCGGGAGGCGGCGCGCCGAGCGCCCGGCCGGCCGGCACCGGAACGCCGAGCGCCGCGCGGGGTGTCGCGGCGGCGCGGGAGGGGTCCTTGAAATCGCGGCCGGCGTGGCCGGTCTCAACGCTGTGCAGCAGGGCTCGTCCGAGAAAGTGCGCTTCCGCCGCTCCAGCATTCGGTTTCTGATCAAGGCCGGCCTCTCGGCGGCGGCCCTCTACCTGCTCGCGGTCTATGCAAACATCGAGCTCGTCCTGGAAAGCCTGGGCGCGGCGGATTGGCGCTGGGTCCTCGCCGCAATCGCCCTCGGCTGCGGGATCGTCCTGGTCAACGGCTTCCGCTGGAGCCGGATCAGCGCCTCGCTGTCCTCGCCGCTGCCGCCGCGCTTCTCCGTCCTGACCTACGCGGAGGGCCTGTTCTTCGCCATGATCACCCCGGCCGCAATCGGCGGCGACGTGGTGCGGGTCGCGCGCAGCACCCGCGCCTTCGGCAGAATTCGAGAGAACATGGCCGCGGTCCTTCTCGACCGCGCGGTCAACCTGATCTCGATGGTGGTCCTGGCCGCCCTGGCCCTGCCCTTCACCACGATCGAGGAACCGGCTATCCGGTCGACCGTCCTCGGTCTCTTCCTCCTCATCTCTCTGCTGGCGGCCCTGCCCTACCTGGCGCTGGCAACGCTGCGCCAGCAGCGGATGAGGCGCCAGCGCGCGGCCCGGGAGGCGCTGCGCCTGGCAATCATGTTCCGGCGCTTCCTCGGCAACGCCAGGGGATCGGTCGAGATCGCCGGCCTGTCGTCCGTCGTGCTGCTGCTGGCCATGGGGATCATGCTCTCGGCCGCCCGGGCGGTCGGGGCGGTGGAACTCGGCCTGGCCCAGGCCGCCACCGCGTTTTCCCTCGCGCTTCTGGTCGCGGCCGTGCCGGTCTCCGTCGCCGGCCTGGGGCCGCGCGAAGGCGTGATGATCTGGACCCTGGTCGAGCTCGGTATCGACGCCGGCCAGGCCTACGCCATCGCGATCCTGTTCACGGCGGCGTTCCTGGCCTCCGCCCTGCCCGGCCTGGTGATCTGGCTCAGCGGCATCAACCGGATCGACGGCGGCGGTCCCGATCCGGCGACAGGCTGTGCAGCCGCGGCAAGACCGGCCGCCGAGGGTCCTAGGCCGAGGTCTCGAGGCCACGCCACGACCGCCGCCCGGACGGATCGCGAAGAGATTCTTCTCAAAAATACAGAGCCTTAGGCGTCATGATTCGCGCCCCCAGGGATCCGGCCCCGGAGCTGTCCGGGGCCGGCCTTGACACGCCGCGGTGCCTGTGAGATCACTATATCAAGATATCCTTATATCGTGATCTTGAGCGGATACCGCAATGGAACAGCTGCTCCAGGGCCTGCGCGCCGCCGCCGAGGGAACCCGCCTCCGGATTCTCGGCCTCTGTGCGCACGGCGACCTCACGGTGAGCGAGCTGGTCGAGATCCTCGGCCAGAGCCAGCCCCGGGTGTCCCGGCACCTGAAGCTGCTGATGGAAGCCGGACTGCTGGAGCGGAATCAGGAGGGCAACTGGGCCTACTACCGGCTCGCCCAGTCCGCCCTCGGCGCGGCCCCGGCGGGCGAGCTGGCGCGCATGATCGTCGATCTCATCCCGGCCGAGGACCCGACCCACGCCCTGGACCTGGAGCGGCTGCAGGCGGTCAAGCAGACCTACGAGGTCAAGGCGGCGGCCTATTTCCGCCGGAACGCCGCCAACTGGTCGCAGATCCGGGCCCTGCACGTCGACGAGGCGGAGGTCGACGCCGCCCTCAGCGAGGCCTTCGCGGGCGAGGCGGTCGGCGACCTGCTGGACATCGGCACCGGCACCGGGCACGTGCTGCGGCTGCTCAGCGACCGCCTGACCAGCGGCGTCGGGGTCGATCGCTCGCTGGACATGCTGAAGGTCGCGCGCGCCAACCTTTTCCGCGACGGTCTTCGGCATTGCCAGGTCCGCCAGGCTGACATGAAGCAGCTGCCCTTCCGGGCCGAGGGCTTCGACGCCGTGACCCTGCACATGGCGCTGCACTACGCCGAGCGGCCGGAGGACGCCCTGGCCGAGGCGGCACGGGTTCTGCGCCCCGGCGGCAAGATGGTGGTCATCGACTTCGCCCCGCACGACCACCTGCAGCTGCGCGAGGAGCACGCCCACCGCTGGCTCGGCTTCTCGGAGGAGACCATCCAGGACCACTTCGCCCGCCTCGGCCTGGTCGCCGAGACGACCAAGCGCCTGGAAGGCGGCGCGATCACGGTCGTGCTCTGGACCGCCCGGCGCCCGGCCAACGACGCGGCGGGGCAAGGCCCGGCCCGGGCCGCAGGCTAGGAGCCTTTGCCATGACCGCCCTGCCCCGCATCTCTCTAGAGTTCTTCCCGCCCGCCAAGCCACAGGCCGAGGCCGGCTTCTGGCAGGCGCTCGAAAGGCTCGCCGGGCTGGAGCCCGAGTTCGTGTCGCTGACCTACGGCGCCGGCGGCACCAGCCGCGACCGCTCCGACCTGATCCTGGGCGGCCTCCTGGAGCGCGGCCTGGCCGAGCCGGCCGCCCACATCACCTGCGTCGCCGCGAGCCGGGACGAGATCGATGCCTGCGTCCGCGCCTGGGCCGAGGCCGGCATCGGCCGCCTGGTCGCGTTGCGCGGCGACATGCCCGAGCTGGGCGCGCCCTTCCGCCCGCACCCGCGGGGCTACGAGAACGCCGCCGACCTGGTCGCCGGGCTGCGCCGGCTCGGCGACTTCGACATCTCGGTCGGCTGCTATCCCGAGAGCCATCCCGATTCGCCCTCGCCCCGGGCCGACCTGGACAACCTGAAGCGCAAGCTGGACGCCGGGGCGGCGCGGGCCATCTCGCAGTACTTCTTCGATGCCGAGACCTTCCTGCGCTTTCGCGACCGGGCCCGGGCGGCCGGGATCGCCCAGCCCGTCGTCCCGGGCATCCTGCCGATCTTCCATTTCGGCAAGGTCCGGAACTTCAGCCAGCGCTGCGGCACCGTGGTGCCGGACTGGCTGGCGGCCCGCTTCGAGGGCCTGGACGACGACCCCGAGACCCGCGACCTGGTGGCCGCGACCACCGCCAGCGAGCTCTGCCAGAGCCTGCTGCGCGAAGGCGTCGAGAGCTTCCACTTCTACACCCTGAACCGCGCCAAGCTGACCCTGGCGATCTGCCGGATGCTCGGCCTGCGCCCGCAGCTGGAGGAGGCTGCCTGATGCGGACCCTGATCGAAGCCCTGGAGCAGCGCGTGCTGCTGACCGACGGCGCCGCCGCGCGCCGCCTGCGCGCCGAGAACCTGGACCGGGAGCGCGACTTCTTCGGCGCCGAGGGCCTGCTGCCGGTCCTCAACATGACCCGGCCCGAGCTGGTCCGCCGGACCCACGAGGCCTACCTGGAGGCCGGTGCCGACGTGATCCGGACCAACACCCTGGGCGCCTCGCCCCTGAGCCTGGCGGACCAGGGCTTCGCCGGGGAGGCCTTCTTCCTCAACCACGCCGCCGCCGAGATCGCCGCCCAGGCCGTGGACAGCCTGCCCGGCCGCGGCCGGCGGCGCTTCGTCCTGGGCGTGGTGCGGGACGACGGCTGGGACGTCGCCCCGGCCGAGATCGAGGCCGCGGTGACGGTTCAGGTCGAGGGGCTGCTCTCGGGCGGCGTCGACGGCATCACGCTCGACATCCTGCCCGGCGCCGGCCGGACTCCGGTCTTCCTGCGCGGCGCCCGGCGGGCCGTCGAGAGCCTGGGCGCGCGGGCGCCGATCTTCCTCCAGCGCGGCCCGGCCGGCGCCGACTTCTCAGACCTGGCCAAGAGCCGGGCCGACGGCGTGATCCGCTACCGCCATGGCCCGGTCGCCCGCGCCGGCCTGCTCGCCGCGGCGATCGAGGACAGCGGCGTCAACCTGGTCGGCGGCGGCGACTTGCCGGCGGACACCGCCTGCCTCGACGGCCAGCTCCGCGGCCTGGCCGAGGACGGCTTCCGGCCCTACCTGCCGGCGGCGCGGCCGGCCTCGCCGGACGAGGCCGAGATTCCCTCCAGCGTCCGTGCGGCGGCGCTGGACCCGGCCCTGGCCGGCTAGCCTGCCGGAGCCGAGCACCGTGCCCTTGACAGTCGATCGCGCAGGGCTGCTGGACGCGGCCGCGGCCGAGCGGATCCTGGTCCTGGACGGCGCCATGGGGACCATGATCCAGGAACGCGGCCTGGGCGAGGCGGACTACCGCGGCACGGCCTTTGCCGGCCATCCGGTAGACCTCAAGGGCAACAACGACGTCCTCAACCTGACCGCACCGGAGCTCATCCGCGAGATCCATCTGGCCTACCTGGAGGCCGGCGCCGACATCCTGGAGACCAACACCTTCAACGCCACCAGCATCAGCCAGGCCGAATACCGCCTGGACGACGCCGCCTACGAGATCAACCGGGCCGGCGCGGTGCTGGCGCGTCAGGCCGCCGAGGCGGTCGAGGCCAAGGAGCCGTCGCGCCAGCGCTTCGTCGCCGGGGTCCTGGGCCCGACCTCGCGCACCGCCTCGATCTCGCCCGACGTCAACGACCCCGGCTTTCGCAACGTGACCTTCGCGGAGCTGGCCGCGGCCTACCGGAGGGCCGCGGAAGGCCTGATCGATGGCGGTGCCGAGATCCTGATGGTCGAGACCGTCTTCGACACCCTGAACGCGCGCGCGGCGCTCTACGCTCTGGACGAGGTCTTCGAAGACCGCGGCGCGGCCCTGCCGGTTATGGTCTCCGGCACCATCACCGACCTCTCCGGGCGAACGCTTTCCGGCCAGACCCCGGAGGCCTTCTGGACCTCGGTCAGCCACGTCCGGCCCTTCAGCGTCGGGCTGAACTGCGCCCTCGGGCCGAAAGAGCTGCGCGCCCACGTCGCCGAGCTGGCGCGGACCGCGGACACCCGGATCAGCGCCCACCCCAACGCCGGCCTGCCCAACCAGTTCGGCGGCTACGACGAGACCCCGGAGGCCATGGCCGGGCACCTCGGCGCCTGGGCGCGCGACGGCCTGGTCAACCTGGTCGGCGGCTGCTGCGGATCGACCCCGGCGCACATCGCGGCCATCGCCGACGCCGTCGCCGGACTGCCGCCCCGCGAGCTGCCGGTCCTGCCGCCCCTGCTGCGCCTCTCCGGCCTCGAAGCCTTCGC
This window harbors:
- a CDS encoding DUF3108 domain-containing protein gives rise to the protein MVKPKNGKSGIGACLLLALGVLLTGAPARAADSGLSAYFQVYMGGFQVAKAEVRLGLYKDCFDLRLAAEPYGVVSYLSSFKLVTWADGCSDGAGVVPISYSADYFKNGRKKRWVRVDYKGASGPLVRAEPAPEDDHRKPVPSGLRAGSLDPLNTVFAIIEAVTREGRCQGERPVYDGRRLFRVTLNHVGSVVLPPSSYAAYAGDAIECLVRLETVAGFKKNEIRKKHFPTEVQVYLAEAVPGAPLFPVRLEADYRFGQIRVHAGQIVPWARTTEETRAR
- a CDS encoding homocysteine S-methyltransferase family protein, translated to MTVDRAGLLDAAAAERILVLDGAMGTMIQERGLGEADYRGTAFAGHPVDLKGNNDVLNLTAPELIREIHLAYLEAGADILETNTFNATSISQAEYRLDDAAYEINRAGAVLARQAAEAVEAKEPSRQRFVAGVLGPTSRTASISPDVNDPGFRNVTFAELAAAYRRAAEGLIDGGAEILMVETVFDTLNARAALYALDEVFEDRGAALPVMVSGTITDLSGRTLSGQTPEAFWTSVSHVRPFSVGLNCALGPKELRAHVAELARTADTRISAHPNAGLPNQFGGYDETPEAMAGHLGAWARDGLVNLVGGCCGSTPAHIAAIADAVAGLPPRELPVLPPLLRLSGLEAFALVQ
- a CDS encoding lysylphosphatidylglycerol synthase transmembrane domain-containing protein, translated to MAGLNAVQQGSSEKVRFRRSSIRFLIKAGLSAAALYLLAVYANIELVLESLGAADWRWVLAAIALGCGIVLVNGFRWSRISASLSSPLPPRFSVLTYAEGLFFAMITPAAIGGDVVRVARSTRAFGRIRENMAAVLLDRAVNLISMVVLAALALPFTTIEEPAIRSTVLGLFLLISLLAALPYLALATLRQQRMRRQRAAREALRLAIMFRRFLGNARGSVEIAGLSSVVLLLAMGIMLSAARAVGAVELGLAQAATAFSLALLVAAVPVSVAGLGPREGVMIWTLVELGIDAGQAYAIAILFTAAFLASALPGLVIWLSGINRIDGGGPDPATGCAAAARPAAEGPRPRSRGHATTAARTDREEILLKNTEP
- a CDS encoding homocysteine S-methyltransferase family protein, with translation MRTLIEALEQRVLLTDGAAARRLRAENLDRERDFFGAEGLLPVLNMTRPELVRRTHEAYLEAGADVIRTNTLGASPLSLADQGFAGEAFFLNHAAAEIAAQAVDSLPGRGRRRFVLGVVRDDGWDVAPAEIEAAVTVQVEGLLSGGVDGITLDILPGAGRTPVFLRGARRAVESLGARAPIFLQRGPAGADFSDLAKSRADGVIRYRHGPVARAGLLAAAIEDSGVNLVGGGDLPADTACLDGQLRGLAEDGFRPYLPAARPASPDEAEIPSSVRAAALDPALAG
- a CDS encoding methylenetetrahydrofolate reductase is translated as MTALPRISLEFFPPAKPQAEAGFWQALERLAGLEPEFVSLTYGAGGTSRDRSDLILGGLLERGLAEPAAHITCVAASRDEIDACVRAWAEAGIGRLVALRGDMPELGAPFRPHPRGYENAADLVAGLRRLGDFDISVGCYPESHPDSPSPRADLDNLKRKLDAGAARAISQYFFDAETFLRFRDRARAAGIAQPVVPGILPIFHFGKVRNFSQRCGTVVPDWLAARFEGLDDDPETRDLVAATTASELCQSLLREGVESFHFYTLNRAKLTLAICRMLGLRPQLEEAA
- a CDS encoding metalloregulator ArsR/SmtB family transcription factor — encoded protein: MEQLLQGLRAAAEGTRLRILGLCAHGDLTVSELVEILGQSQPRVSRHLKLLMEAGLLERNQEGNWAYYRLAQSALGAAPAGELARMIVDLIPAEDPTHALDLERLQAVKQTYEVKAAAYFRRNAANWSQIRALHVDEAEVDAALSEAFAGEAVGDLLDIGTGTGHVLRLLSDRLTSGVGVDRSLDMLKVARANLFRDGLRHCQVRQADMKQLPFRAEGFDAVTLHMALHYAERPEDALAEAARVLRPGGKMVVIDFAPHDHLQLREEHAHRWLGFSEETIQDHFARLGLVAETTKRLEGGAITVVLWTARRPANDAAGQGPARAAG